One segment of Spirochaetota bacterium DNA contains the following:
- a CDS encoding alpha/beta hydrolase, with amino-acid sequence MSQQKRFETVQSNGKTLHIDVYEADTANPVIIFIPGMGCYAGIYEEFLSGLAGEGFTVIGVDLPGHGRSSGARGVFTFDEIMTAISDIVSYSIDRYHERVGLMGSSLGGTFALYAAMHEKRLKAVLCHDAMDISRDLPVPARFPRVIRFLTRLRFLADLMPRLPVPLRLLVNWSHVVESPLMLDSIIQDKNMVWYYSLGSWNSFLAYRPSGELGRISVPLKIIVGDRDLLFTPVHCKKIAERIGMSGAPVEVLKGGHALPLEKISRTIDVSRRWFKEKLRN; translated from the coding sequence ATGAGCCAGCAAAAACGATTTGAAACGGTTCAATCAAATGGAAAGACACTGCACATCGATGTTTACGAGGCAGATACCGCAAATCCGGTCATAATATTCATTCCCGGCATGGGATGCTACGCAGGCATCTATGAAGAATTCCTGAGCGGGCTTGCCGGGGAAGGCTTCACGGTGATCGGCGTCGATCTTCCGGGACACGGAAGAAGCTCCGGCGCGCGCGGCGTATTCACCTTCGATGAAATAATGACAGCCATTTCGGACATCGTATCGTATTCTATCGACCGTTATCATGAAAGAGTCGGACTCATGGGTTCGAGCCTGGGCGGAACCTTCGCGCTCTACGCGGCGATGCATGAAAAAAGATTAAAAGCTGTCCTTTGCCATGACGCCATGGACATCTCGCGCGACCTCCCTGTGCCGGCACGATTTCCCCGCGTAATCCGTTTCCTGACACGACTACGCTTTCTCGCGGATCTAATGCCGCGGCTGCCCGTGCCGCTCAGGCTCCTCGTCAACTGGAGCCACGTCGTGGAGAGCCCGCTCATGCTGGATTCCATAATTCAAGACAAGAATATGGTATGGTACTATTCGCTTGGAAGCTGGAATTCTTTCCTTGCGTATCGGCCGTCGGGCGAGCTTGGCCGCATTTCCGTGCCGCTAAAGATCATTGTGGGGGATCGCGACCTATTGTTCACCCCCGTGCACTGCAAAAAAATTGCGGAAAGGATCGGGATGAGTGGGGCGCCGGTCGAAGTGCTCAAAGGCGGACATGCGCTGCCGCTGGAAAAAATTTCCCGGACGATTGATGTCTCGCGCAGGTGGTTTAAAGAGAAATTGAGGAATTGA
- a CDS encoding sensor domain-containing diguanylate cyclase — protein sequence MRRARSDGMPTNQQIRQLYASIGKLITSSLKLDDIQNGIMEEVRAYFDPENWSLMRLDPNTRELFFVIIKGVDKLAVENIRLGLGEGIAGHVAKTGEAVFVPDAKNDARFTDRVDRVTGFVTRSVMAVPVIFKGTIYGVIELVNKSSGEAYTDDEMFVLQTIADFSAIAFANEALFQQVLLLGHTDPLTGLYNRLRLNQIVAESEKEEAPHRRRSDQPRFALVMVVDLDAFKDLNDTLGHREGDAALVATAALLRSRLRSNDQIFRIGGDEFLSLVREDDADTLARIETRLRAGMEQSCCFTIADGWEVRFSYGIASGPMHTLRELMHRADMEMYHQKRKAAR from the coding sequence ATACGGCGCGCAAGGAGCGATGGCATGCCCACGAACCAGCAGATACGACAGCTCTACGCGAGCATTGGAAAACTCATCACCTCGTCGCTCAAGCTCGATGATATCCAGAACGGCATCATGGAAGAGGTGCGGGCGTACTTCGACCCCGAGAACTGGAGCCTCATGCGCCTGGATCCCAACACCCGCGAGCTCTTCTTCGTGATTATCAAGGGCGTCGACAAGCTGGCGGTTGAAAACATTCGCCTGGGCCTGGGCGAGGGGATCGCGGGACACGTCGCCAAGACCGGCGAGGCCGTGTTCGTTCCGGACGCGAAAAACGACGCCCGGTTCACCGACAGGGTCGATCGTGTCACCGGGTTCGTAACGCGCTCGGTCATGGCGGTGCCCGTCATATTCAAGGGAACGATCTATGGCGTGATCGAGCTGGTGAACAAGTCCTCCGGGGAGGCCTACACCGACGACGAGATGTTCGTGCTCCAGACCATCGCCGATTTCTCCGCGATCGCGTTCGCGAACGAGGCCCTCTTCCAGCAGGTACTCCTCCTGGGCCACACCGATCCCCTCACCGGCCTCTACAACCGCCTGCGCCTGAACCAGATCGTCGCCGAATCCGAGAAGGAAGAGGCGCCGCACAGAAGACGGAGCGACCAGCCCCGCTTCGCGCTCGTGATGGTCGTGGACCTGGACGCCTTCAAGGATCTCAACGACACCCTGGGGCACCGCGAGGGCGACGCGGCCCTCGTCGCCACGGCCGCCCTGCTCAGGTCGCGCCTGCGCTCGAACGACCAGATATTCCGCATTGGGGGCGACGAGTTCCTCTCGCTCGTGCGCGAGGACGATGCGGACACCCTCGCCCGGATAGAAACACGCCTTCGGGCCGGGATGGAACAATCGTGCTGCTTCACGATCGCGGACGGATGGGAGGTGCGGTTTTCCTACGGGATCGCATCCGGTCCCATGCACACCCTGCGCGAACTCATGCACAGGGCCGACATGGAAATGTATCACCAGAAAAGAAAGGCGGCGCGCTGA
- a CDS encoding methyltransferase domain-containing protein, with the protein MYKQAGPMKEAIYTPGEIRKTYENVHDLLVTKHIIKSYSTNRRDIRDLAIRRLDLSGMRRVLDLGSGYGFFVEKLKGLLAPDATITGIDLVEHNEHAYLDTVASIHYRGEFIHGPVDLVRSMKDGSFDLIISSYSLYFFPYIVPQVARLLAGDGAFIAITHSERSLEEALGFVQGCMKTLGLRAPEKTALGRLFAAFSAENGVRLLEPFFDRVERITYRNSMVFKSGHIEDCVYYLEKKKSLIYKEIIDGYPDRVLDLERCIGARVYDHAKRHGLVSFNKDDGIFICRKSAVTRAGALEENE; encoded by the coding sequence ATGTATAAACAGGCGGGCCCCATGAAGGAGGCGATCTACACACCCGGGGAAATCCGGAAAACGTACGAGAACGTGCACGACCTGCTCGTGACCAAGCATATTATCAAGAGCTACTCCACCAACCGGCGCGATATCCGCGACCTCGCGATTCGGCGCCTGGATCTCTCCGGGATGCGCAGGGTGCTCGACCTGGGATCCGGGTACGGATTTTTCGTCGAAAAGCTGAAGGGACTCCTCGCCCCCGACGCGACGATCACGGGGATCGACCTGGTGGAGCACAACGAGCACGCCTACCTGGACACGGTGGCGTCGATTCACTATCGCGGCGAATTCATACACGGTCCGGTCGACCTGGTGCGCTCCATGAAGGACGGAAGCTTCGACCTGATAATTTCAAGCTATTCTCTTTACTTCTTCCCGTACATCGTGCCCCAGGTCGCCCGGCTCCTCGCGGGGGACGGCGCGTTCATCGCGATCACGCACAGTGAACGCTCGCTCGAGGAGGCCCTGGGCTTCGTGCAGGGATGCATGAAGACGCTCGGCCTTCGCGCGCCCGAAAAGACGGCGCTCGGCAGGCTCTTCGCCGCGTTCTCCGCCGAAAACGGGGTGCGCCTGCTGGAGCCCTTTTTCGACCGGGTCGAAAGGATCACTTACCGGAACTCCATGGTGTTCAAATCCGGCCACATCGAGGATTGCGTTTATTACCTTGAAAAAAAGAAGAGCCTCATCTATAAGGAGATCATCGACGGTTACCCGGACCGGGTGCTGGATCTGGAAAGGTGTATCGGCGCGCGCGTGTACGATCATGCGAAGCGGCACGGCCTGGTCTCCTTTAACAAGGACGACGGCATATTCATCTGCCGCAAATCCGCCGTAACGCGCGCGGGCGCGCTCGAAGAGAACGAATGA
- the feoB gene encoding ferrous iron transport protein B, with product MKHNEIVIGLVGNPNCGKTTIFNALTGARQKVANWSGVTVEKREGHLRRGPYRIRVVDLPGTYSLTTYTIEEIITRGFILDGKPDVIVNVVDAGNLERNLFLTTQLVSIGARTVIALNMHDEARSKGMRIDEEKLGALLGMPVIPTVGTRGEGIDELIDAVIRVYEGTEKIARQIYIPFGHDAEAEIEKLRELIGEPPGIEQRYRTRWLALRLLENDADVRTRLNEHPKREAIESQATGGRTRLERAFGEPIDVIFSDARYGFISGAVHETVKKTAVTRADMSDSIDMVLTNRYLGFPILFVFLWLLFHLTFTLGEYPMTLIEGMVASLAGAADSVLSPGPLKDLLVEGVIGGVGGVIVFLPNILILFAGISFMEDTGYMARAAFIMDRIMHTIGLHGKSFIPLVMGFGCNVPAIMATRALENRQDRILTILINPFMSCSARLPLYILFAGVFFRGRAGTVILSLYAIGIAFAFLSARLHRRLFFKRASTPFVMELPPYRIPTLKSTALHMWDRSSQYLRKMGGIILAFSIIIWAMGAYPKSPEIEEHYRAREAGVTAEFEKRMAHTADTGELARIRSAYDTEHDELARDRAAALKEHSAIGRVGKAVHVVLEPLGFTWQMGVSLITGFVAKEIVVSTMGVLYHAPAGADHDAMDRSLQESLARPEYRITPLAAYVFMLFVLMYVPCLATIAAIGREAGWRWAAFSVFYQLAVAWTTSFIVYQAGILLGA from the coding sequence ATGAAGCATAACGAGATCGTTATCGGCCTGGTGGGAAATCCCAACTGCGGGAAGACCACCATTTTCAACGCGCTCACGGGCGCCCGGCAGAAGGTCGCCAACTGGAGCGGGGTCACCGTCGAGAAGCGCGAGGGACATCTTCGCCGCGGCCCCTACCGCATTCGCGTGGTGGACCTCCCGGGAACCTACAGTCTCACCACCTACACCATCGAGGAGATCATCACGCGCGGCTTCATACTGGACGGGAAGCCCGACGTGATCGTCAACGTCGTCGACGCGGGCAATCTCGAACGCAACCTCTTCCTGACCACCCAGCTCGTGAGCATCGGGGCGCGCACGGTCATCGCGCTCAACATGCACGACGAGGCGCGCTCCAAGGGGATGCGTATCGACGAGGAGAAGCTGGGCGCGCTCCTGGGGATGCCGGTGATCCCCACCGTGGGCACGCGGGGCGAGGGGATCGACGAGCTTATCGACGCCGTCATCCGTGTCTACGAGGGAACCGAAAAAATCGCCCGGCAGATATACATACCGTTCGGCCACGACGCGGAAGCGGAGATCGAAAAGCTGAGGGAGCTCATAGGCGAACCGCCGGGGATCGAACAGCGCTACAGGACGCGGTGGCTCGCGCTCAGGCTCCTTGAAAACGACGCGGACGTGCGCACCAGGCTGAACGAACACCCGAAGCGGGAAGCGATCGAATCGCAGGCCACAGGCGGACGCACCCGGCTCGAGCGCGCCTTCGGGGAGCCCATCGACGTCATTTTTTCCGACGCGCGCTACGGCTTCATCTCGGGCGCGGTTCACGAAACGGTGAAGAAAACCGCGGTGACCCGCGCGGACATGTCGGACTCCATCGACATGGTGCTTACCAACAGGTACCTGGGCTTTCCCATACTCTTTGTGTTCCTCTGGCTTCTCTTTCACCTGACCTTTACGCTGGGGGAATACCCCATGACCCTGATCGAGGGCATGGTCGCGTCGCTCGCCGGCGCCGCCGACTCGGTGCTCTCACCGGGCCCGCTCAAGGACCTGCTCGTCGAGGGCGTCATAGGCGGCGTGGGAGGGGTGATCGTTTTCCTCCCGAACATACTCATCCTCTTCGCGGGCATCAGCTTCATGGAGGACACGGGCTACATGGCGCGCGCGGCGTTCATCATGGACCGGATCATGCATACCATAGGACTTCACGGAAAGTCCTTCATCCCGCTCGTGATGGGTTTCGGGTGCAACGTCCCCGCGATCATGGCGACGCGCGCGCTCGAGAACAGGCAGGACCGGATCCTCACCATACTCATCAACCCGTTCATGAGCTGTTCCGCCAGGCTCCCCCTGTACATCCTGTTTGCCGGGGTCTTTTTCCGGGGTCGCGCGGGAACGGTCATCCTCTCGCTCTACGCGATCGGGATCGCATTCGCCTTTCTTTCCGCGCGCCTTCACCGGAGATTGTTTTTCAAGCGCGCATCGACGCCCTTCGTGATGGAGCTTCCGCCCTACCGCATACCCACGCTCAAGTCCACCGCGCTGCACATGTGGGACCGCTCCTCGCAATATTTACGAAAGATGGGCGGGATCATCCTGGCCTTCTCGATCATCATCTGGGCGATGGGGGCATATCCGAAATCCCCGGAAATCGAGGAGCACTACAGGGCGCGCGAGGCGGGCGTGACTGCGGAATTCGAAAAGCGAATGGCGCACACGGCCGATACCGGGGAACTGGCCCGCATACGCAGCGCGTACGATACCGAACACGATGAGCTCGCCAGGGACAGGGCCGCCGCGCTCAAGGAGCACAGCGCGATCGGGAGGGTGGGAAAGGCGGTGCACGTCGTCCTTGAGCCCCTGGGCTTCACCTGGCAGATGGGGGTATCGCTGATCACCGGTTTCGTGGCCAAGGAGATCGTGGTGAGCACCATGGGCGTGCTCTACCATGCGCCGGCGGGCGCGGACCACGACGCCATGGATCGCTCGCTCCAGGAATCCCTCGCGCGGCCCGAGTACCGTATAACGCCGCTCGCGGCGTACGTATTCATGCTCTTCGTGCTCATGTACGTCCCCTGCCTGGCGACCATCGCGGCGATCGGCCGGGAGGCGGGCTGGCGTTGGGCCGCGTTCTCGGTGTTTTACCAGCTTGCCGTCGCCTGGACGACGAGCTTCATCGTGTACCAGGCCGGGATTCTCCTGGGGGCCTGA
- a CDS encoding MarR family transcriptional regulator, whose product MKLDKTLDRYYILIHELYSNLMLFEIEHLKKGLMRDITFHEIHTIEIIGHSGETSMRELAQKANVKQSTMTVMIDKLIRKGLVRRYQRKDDRRLVMVRLTKNGETAHAEHNKVHQNITKLWLEILDGKERDDLLKIMEKISRHMRG is encoded by the coding sequence ATGAAACTGGATAAAACCCTCGACCGGTATTACATACTCATTCACGAGCTCTATTCCAATCTGATGCTTTTCGAAATAGAGCATTTGAAGAAAGGCCTCATGCGGGATATCACCTTTCATGAGATTCACACCATTGAAATCATAGGTCATTCCGGCGAGACGTCCATGAGGGAGCTGGCACAGAAGGCGAATGTGAAGCAAAGCACCATGACCGTCATGATCGACAAGCTCATCCGGAAGGGCCTGGTGAGACGATATCAGCGCAAGGACGACCGGCGCCTGGTGATGGTGCGGCTGACTAAAAACGGTGAAACGGCGCACGCGGAGCACAATAAGGTCCATCAAAATATCACGAAGCTCTGGCTTGAGATACTGGATGGAAAAGAGAGGGACGATCTGCTTAAAATCATGGAAAAGATATCCCGGCACATGAGAGGGTAA
- a CDS encoding metal-dependent transcriptional regulator produces the protein MKRDKRQEPEEFGSTELSPNMEDYLERIALLATRQRVVRVKDIAKSLEITMPSVSAALARLREKGLIESEKYEYIELTPQGKELADRVYRKHSFLADFFHTVLRMDRNAADSEACKLEHHLSPEACRQIFRLVEFHRDQAGSESGWTGDLRNILDEKPLSELKEGDRAVIRRVSVEGELRKRLVEMGFRKGERIRVVRYAPLRNPLELELKGYHLSLRVEEARGIMVKQVRESDEA, from the coding sequence ATGAAACGTGACAAGCGGCAGGAACCGGAGGAGTTCGGCAGCACCGAGCTCTCTCCGAACATGGAGGACTACCTCGAGCGTATCGCCCTGTTGGCCACCCGCCAGCGGGTGGTCCGCGTGAAGGACATCGCGAAGAGCCTGGAGATCACCATGCCCTCGGTGAGCGCGGCCCTCGCCCGGCTCCGCGAGAAGGGACTCATCGAGAGCGAGAAATACGAGTATATCGAGCTCACGCCGCAGGGCAAGGAGCTGGCCGACCGGGTGTATCGGAAACACAGCTTCCTCGCCGATTTTTTCCACACCGTGCTGCGCATGGATCGCAACGCCGCCGACAGCGAGGCCTGCAAACTGGAGCATCATCTGTCCCCCGAGGCCTGCAGGCAGATCTTCCGGCTGGTTGAATTTCATCGCGACCAGGCGGGGTCCGAATCCGGATGGACCGGCGACCTCAGGAATATCCTGGACGAGAAACCCCTCTCGGAGCTCAAGGAGGGCGACCGCGCCGTGATCCGCCGCGTGAGCGTGGAGGGAGAGTTGCGCAAGCGCCTCGTGGAAATGGGTTTCCGGAAGGGCGAGCGAATCCGCGTAGTGCGCTACGCGCCCCTGCGCAATCCCCTGGAGCTCGAGCTCAAGGGCTATCACCTCTCCCTGCGCGTCGAAGAGGCACGCGGCATCATGGTGAAGCAGGTCCGGGAGTCCGATGAAGCATAA
- a CDS encoding NUDIX domain-containing protein, translating into MKKPKLFCCYCGKEIARGEMDGKMRDYCPHCGSVFYENPLPVASTIVVNENREVLLVKRKKDPYRDMWCLPIGFAESGEEIHDAALRELEEEAGVRGEITRLIDVDTVENYFYGSLAIVTYEARITGGSVRPGDDASDAGFFPILDLPPLAWSSNEKAVKLYIEMNTDTWTMVDSFRHLFPDIDSPDGIKPRDDEHYAFLSNVLVKFIDRSIIPVTDGWAAEIARKLPALAAHLDVLYRLNLAALRGIQYWLTRGTDTLGIEEFIESGARLEELGIPLPEAITAMALSRKSLWMLLVKEKIFLTPIEIYTTLELNNRIIFFYDKINYFLALGYVKTKKP; encoded by the coding sequence ATGAAGAAACCGAAATTATTCTGCTGCTATTGCGGCAAGGAGATCGCCCGCGGCGAAATGGACGGGAAGATGCGCGATTACTGTCCGCACTGCGGCAGCGTATTCTACGAGAACCCCCTTCCGGTCGCGAGCACCATTGTCGTGAACGAAAATCGCGAGGTGCTCCTCGTGAAGAGGAAGAAGGACCCGTACCGCGACATGTGGTGCCTTCCCATAGGCTTTGCGGAGAGCGGCGAGGAGATTCACGACGCGGCGCTCAGGGAGCTCGAAGAGGAGGCCGGGGTCAGGGGCGAGATCACGCGGCTCATCGACGTGGACACGGTGGAAAACTACTTTTACGGGAGTCTGGCGATCGTCACCTACGAGGCGCGGATAACCGGGGGGAGCGTGCGCCCCGGCGACGACGCGTCGGACGCGGGTTTCTTCCCGATCCTGGACCTGCCGCCGCTCGCGTGGTCCTCCAACGAGAAGGCGGTGAAACTCTATATCGAGATGAATACCGACACCTGGACCATGGTGGACTCGTTTCGCCATCTCTTTCCGGATATAGACTCTCCGGATGGTATCAAACCGAGGGATGATGAGCACTACGCCTTTCTCTCCAACGTGCTCGTGAAGTTCATAGACAGGAGCATAATTCCGGTAACCGACGGCTGGGCGGCGGAAATCGCGCGGAAATTGCCCGCCCTGGCGGCCCACCTCGACGTGCTGTACCGGCTCAACCTGGCGGCACTCCGCGGCATCCAGTACTGGCTGACCCGGGGCACCGATACGCTGGGGATCGAGGAGTTCATCGAATCGGGCGCGCGCCTGGAGGAGCTCGGCATCCCGCTGCCGGAGGCGATCACGGCCATGGCCCTTTCCCGCAAATCGCTCTGGATGCTGCTGGTGAAGGAAAAGATTTTCCTCACCCCCATCGAGATATACACGACCCTGGAGCTCAACAACCGGATCATTTTCTTCTACGACAAGATTAATTACTTCCTCGCCCTGGGGTACGTGAAAACAAAAAAGCCGTGA
- a CDS encoding tetratricopeptide repeat protein: MRRHNMRSVVRGILAGAVLAMLCIPWEESLRAQDAGDAEGDKKAVEVPVDLRRFADDMKFENAMQFFRMKDGDRALVEFKEYLEIYIRGAHRGEAYRGIAKIYFERYDYERSARAYGAIYEEASASEDGIDAWYHAGLCYQKMGEDEKARSIFGEIVQKYPYSNSRQPAQVQLDMIKIFSK, from the coding sequence ATGAGGAGACATAATATGAGAAGCGTGGTGCGCGGTATCCTTGCGGGGGCGGTCCTTGCGATGCTCTGTATCCCGTGGGAAGAAAGCCTCCGGGCCCAGGACGCGGGGGACGCGGAAGGGGACAAGAAGGCGGTCGAGGTGCCCGTGGACCTTCGCCGATTCGCCGACGACATGAAGTTCGAGAACGCCATGCAGTTTTTCCGGATGAAAGACGGCGACCGTGCGCTCGTGGAGTTCAAGGAATACCTGGAGATATATATCCGGGGCGCGCACCGCGGCGAGGCCTACCGGGGCATCGCGAAAATCTATTTCGAGCGCTACGATTACGAGCGCTCCGCCCGCGCCTATGGCGCGATCTACGAGGAGGCCAGCGCGTCCGAGGACGGTATCGACGCCTGGTACCATGCGGGGCTGTGCTACCAGAAGATGGGGGAGGACGAGAAGGCGCGCTCCATTTTTGGCGAAATCGTGCAGAAGTACCCCTATTCAAACAGCCGGCAGCCGGCGCAGGTGCAGCTCGACATGATAAAAATATTCTCTAAATAA
- the fusA gene encoding elongation factor G, with translation MPLQKVRNIGIAAHIDAGKTTVTERLLYFTGTTRKLGEVHDGAATMDFMKQEQERGITIASAAISCMWKNHTVNIIDTPGHVDFTVEVERSLRVIDGMIGLFCAVAGVEPQSETVWNQADRYKVPRIAFVNKMDRIGADFGECIAQMDKYLDANPVPMQVPMGAEENFLGVIDIVERKAIVFKDMERIVEEVPEDYREKCEEARKHLVEKLADFDEEIMSLYLSEKDVSAELIKRATRCATIKMLFTPVFCGAAYKNKGIQILLDAIIDYLPSPIDKGAVIGLDTRDETKSHARHPIASDPFCAIAFKLIHDPYVGQQTFIRIYSGKLASGMQVYNASKNEYERIGRILRIRAKEREDITNAGPGDIVALIGLKYTKTGDTLCDSTHPVVLESIYIPPAVIDLKITPPTKKEEEKLGIALRKLAMEDPSFKVRVDDETNETIISGMGELHLEIIVDRLKTEFNVEAIVGEPSVACRETITAESENNTKYAKQTGGRGQYAHVVMRIEPNKGKGFEFVDHIKGGVIPQEFIPSIRKGIESVLEDGILAGFPVVDVRVVIIDGSYHDVDSSDIAFRTCGSICFKEAFRKAGPILLEPQMKIEINTPDDHIGEVIGDLNRRRGRVESMRRFRKGAQKVNGFVPLMEMFGYATQLRSLSSGRANYSMEFSNYVPLQKDVQEKVLKQIQEKKLQKAKA, from the coding sequence ATGCCACTGCAGAAAGTCAGAAATATCGGGATCGCGGCGCACATCGACGCGGGAAAGACCACGGTGACCGAGCGCCTGCTCTATTTCACCGGTACCACGCGCAAGCTGGGCGAGGTTCACGACGGCGCCGCCACCATGGACTTCATGAAGCAGGAACAGGAGCGCGGCATCACGATCGCCTCCGCCGCCATTTCGTGCATGTGGAAAAATCACACGGTGAATATCATCGACACCCCCGGCCACGTGGACTTCACGGTCGAGGTGGAGCGCTCCCTGCGCGTTATCGACGGCATGATCGGCCTCTTCTGCGCGGTTGCGGGCGTCGAGCCCCAGAGCGAGACCGTGTGGAACCAGGCTGACCGCTACAAGGTGCCGCGCATCGCGTTCGTGAACAAGATGGACCGCATAGGCGCCGACTTTGGCGAGTGCATCGCCCAGATGGACAAATACCTGGACGCCAATCCCGTCCCCATGCAGGTGCCCATGGGCGCCGAGGAAAACTTCCTGGGCGTCATCGACATCGTTGAACGCAAGGCCATCGTCTTCAAGGATATGGAGCGCATCGTCGAAGAGGTGCCGGAAGACTATCGCGAGAAATGCGAGGAAGCCCGCAAGCACCTCGTGGAAAAGCTCGCCGACTTCGACGAGGAGATCATGAGTCTCTACCTTAGCGAGAAGGATGTCTCCGCCGAGCTCATCAAGCGCGCGACGCGCTGCGCGACGATCAAGATGCTCTTTACGCCCGTGTTCTGCGGCGCGGCCTACAAGAACAAAGGCATCCAGATCCTCCTGGACGCGATTATCGACTATCTCCCGTCCCCCATCGACAAGGGGGCGGTGATCGGACTGGACACCAGGGACGAGACGAAGAGCCACGCCCGGCATCCCATAGCGAGCGACCCGTTCTGCGCGATCGCCTTCAAGCTCATTCACGATCCCTACGTGGGCCAGCAGACGTTCATCCGCATCTATTCGGGAAAGCTCGCGAGCGGCATGCAGGTCTATAACGCGTCCAAGAACGAGTACGAGCGTATCGGACGGATACTCCGGATACGCGCGAAGGAGCGCGAGGATATCACGAACGCCGGGCCCGGCGATATCGTGGCCCTCATCGGCTTGAAGTACACCAAGACGGGCGATACGCTGTGCGATTCGACCCACCCCGTGGTGCTCGAATCCATTTACATACCGCCCGCGGTCATCGACCTCAAGATCACGCCCCCCACTAAGAAAGAGGAGGAGAAGCTGGGTATCGCGCTGCGGAAGCTCGCGATGGAAGATCCCTCGTTCAAGGTGCGCGTGGACGATGAAACCAACGAGACCATCATCTCGGGCATGGGCGAGCTCCACCTCGAGATCATCGTCGACCGCCTCAAGACCGAGTTCAACGTGGAGGCGATCGTGGGCGAGCCCTCCGTGGCCTGCCGCGAGACCATCACCGCCGAATCTGAGAACAACACGAAGTACGCGAAGCAGACGGGCGGGCGCGGCCAGTACGCGCACGTGGTCATGCGCATCGAGCCCAACAAGGGCAAGGGCTTCGAGTTCGTGGACCACATCAAGGGCGGCGTAATTCCTCAGGAATTCATCCCCTCCATACGGAAGGGCATCGAGTCCGTTCTGGAAGACGGCATCCTGGCCGGCTTTCCGGTCGTGGACGTCCGGGTCGTTATTATCGACGGCAGCTACCACGACGTGGACTCGTCGGACATAGCGTTCAGGACATGCGGCTCCATCTGCTTCAAAGAGGCTTTCCGCAAGGCGGGCCCCATCCTCCTTGAGCCCCAGATGAAGATCGAGATCAACACCCCCGACGACCATATCGGGGAGGTGATCGGGGACCTCAATCGCAGGCGCGGCCGCGTGGAGTCCATGCGCCGTTTCCGCAAGGGCGCCCAGAAGGTGAACGGGTTCGTCCCGCTCATGGAGATGTTCGGCTACGCGACGCAGCTCAGGAGCCTTTCGAGCGGGCGCGCGAACTATTCCATGGAGTTCTCGAATTACGTGCCGCTGCAGAAAGACGTCCAGGAGAAGGTGCTCAAGCAGATCCAGGAAAAGAAGCTGCAGAAGGCCAAGGCCTGA